The Manihot esculenta cultivar AM560-2 chromosome 11, M.esculenta_v8, whole genome shotgun sequence genome includes a region encoding these proteins:
- the LOC122725018 gene encoding uncharacterized protein LOC122725018, with product MKRAEKYIRQDDALVTSRFAKESVNRGKAPEERRSERHEKKQSKKPEPYRQPWDRRDQRPFPPRVPEQKPFPPHIPENLTPLNASRAEVLMAVQDKEFLQWPRPMRVEANQRDPDKYCQYHRTHGHDTNNYYQLIGEIERLIKRGHLWNFVKKPEGERPQPNPTAERPRRAGAGPVNDGSSGTINMIVGGTEGRMSQRGKKRGRDRENISAEVMQVVEHSPVTITFSPEDAQGVQMPHDDALVIEAVIHNYRVKKILVDDGSKVNLLPYRIFQQMGIPEEQLVRDQAPVKGIGGVPKPVEGKVKLALTLGEVVIHSEAGVGVVKGSQEKARAVYLATVSEPNSAGEKLDSEVLEVRDEKKEARTEPVGELEIFSLSEAETNKVFSLNTGLTE from the exons ATGAAAAGGGCAgagaagtacataaggcaggatgatgccttagtaACTAGCAGGTTTGCTAAGGAGTCTGTAAACAGGGGAAAAGCCCCAGAAGAAAGGAGGTCGGAGAGGCATGAGAAGAAGCAGAGCAAGAAGCCTGAGCCGTACAGACAACCCTGGGatcgaagggaccaaagacctttCCCTCCTCGGGTTCCAGAACAAAAGCCATTCCCTCCGCATATTCCGGAGAACCTGACCCCGCTCAACgcctccagagccgaggtgctcatggcagtaCAAGACAAGGAGTTCCTTCAATGGCCCAGGCCTATGAGGGTAGAAGCAAaccagcgagatcctgacaaatactgtcagtatcACCGTACAcacggccatgacaccaacAACTACTACCAGCTGATCGgtgagatcgagaggctgattAAAAGGGGCCACTTATggaactttgtgaagaaaccagaaGGAGAAAGGCCTCAACCAAATCCTACAGCAGAGAGGCCCCGGAGAGCTGGAGCAGGACCGGTGAATGATGgctccagtggaaccatcaacatgattgttgggggAACCGAAGGTCGGATGAGCCAAAGGGGAAAGAAGAGAGGTAGAGATAGGGAAAACATCAGTGCCGAAGTCATGCAGGTAGTTGAGCACTCTCCAGTGACCATCACcttctctccggaggatgcccagggtgttcagatgcctcacgACGATGCCCTTGTTATTGAAGCCGTCATCCACAACTACCGGGTTAAGAAGATCTTGGTGGATGACGGAAGTAAGGTGAATTTGCTACCGTACAGGATctttcagcagatgggaatccctgaAGAGCAGTTGGTTCGAGACCAGGCCCCggtcaaagggatcggaggagtccCAAAGCCTGTAGAGGGGAAAGTAAAGCTGGCTCTCACTCTAGGAGAAGTTGTAATAcactcag AAGCAGGAGTGGGAGTAGTCAAAGGAAGCCAGGAAAAGGCACGAGCAGTGTATCTGGCCACCGTATCAGAGCCGAACTCGGCAGGAGAGAAgctcgactcggaagttctggaggtccgAGATGAGAAAAAAGAGGCCAGGACGGAGCCTGTCGGAGAGCTGGAGATCTtttccttatcagaagcagagacaaataaggtcttcagtcttaacACCGGCCTCACTGAATAG